A portion of the Desulfovibrio sp. Fe33 genome contains these proteins:
- a CDS encoding KH domain-containing protein: MLKEMIEYIAKSLVDNPDQVQVSEVEGEQTSVIELKVAKEDLGKVIGKQGRTARAMRTLLGAASTKARKRSVLEILE, from the coding sequence ATGTTGAAAGAGATGATTGAGTACATTGCCAAGTCCCTGGTGGACAACCCGGACCAAGTGCAAGTTTCTGAAGTCGAAGGCGAGCAGACCTCGGTTATCGAGCTGAAGGTGGCCAAGGAAGACCTTGGCAAGGTGATCGGCAAGCAGGGCCGCACGGCGAGAGCCATGCGCACTCTGCTCGGAGCCGCTTCCACCAAGGCGAGAAAACGCTCCGTCCTGGAGATCCTCGAGTAG
- the cobJ gene encoding precorrin-3B C(17)-methyltransferase: MLKAVSLGPGDESLLTPAARAAIAEADVVAGYKAYIELVPEELLQGKTVVSTGMMGEVDRARQAVEHARAGRKTVMVCSGDAGIYAMAGLLMEVLESEGLIGTVPFEVVPGVAAFNAAAALLGAPLMHDFASISLSDLLTPWERIQQRLQAAASADFVIAIYNPRSKKRSGHLQEALEIIGQFRRPGTPVGIVRKAYRPGQRVEAVRLDAVDVEQVDMQTVLIVGNSATRLVGGRMLTPRGYHSKYAL, translated from the coding sequence GTGCTTAAGGCTGTGAGCCTCGGACCGGGCGACGAATCCCTGCTGACCCCGGCGGCGCGTGCGGCCATTGCCGAAGCCGATGTCGTGGCCGGGTACAAGGCGTACATCGAGCTGGTCCCTGAAGAGTTGCTGCAAGGCAAGACCGTGGTCTCCACGGGCATGATGGGCGAGGTGGACCGCGCCCGGCAGGCCGTGGAGCACGCCCGCGCGGGGAGAAAGACCGTCATGGTCTGCTCCGGGGACGCGGGCATCTACGCCATGGCCGGTCTGCTCATGGAGGTTCTCGAAAGCGAGGGCCTCATCGGAACGGTTCCTTTTGAGGTCGTTCCGGGCGTGGCCGCCTTCAACGCGGCCGCCGCACTGCTCGGCGCGCCGCTCATGCACGATTTCGCCTCCATCAGCCTGAGCGACCTGCTGACTCCCTGGGAGCGCATTCAGCAAAGGCTCCAGGCCGCGGCCAGCGCGGATTTCGTCATCGCCATCTACAACCCCCGCTCCAAGAAGCGCAGCGGCCACCTGCAAGAGGCCCTGGAGATCATCGGCCAGTTCCGCAGGCCGGGAACGCCGGTCGGCATCGTGCGCAAGGCGTACCGTCCGGGCCAAAGGGTCGAAGCCGTCCGGCTCGACGCGGTGGACGTGGAGCAGGTCGACATGCAGACTGTTCTCATAGTGGGCAACTCGGCCACCCGGCTGGTCGGCGGACGGATGCTCACGCCTAGGGGATATCACAGCAAATACGCCCTCTGA
- a CDS encoding potassium channel family protein translates to MQQSREPLLIQVWLTHFVPCFFVGAALLLTTSEMSDLQLLPDGNARIFIRAALNGAVMAAVTVAYHLDRNRRLRRLWRTTAGQYTGARLRCAAAVGFLAGASDILLTLSEWGVLFLAILVLSILVWNLRVFVRHAVDLLGPDSKIRWADLSELLRIYLTTLIGFTLVNATLDGMHKLAGSPPPFHFGAADAQPLLDSLYYTVVTMTTLGFGDIVPLTWDGKAMLVVQSLVSYFMFALMVGIITRGVSGNKDPDRE, encoded by the coding sequence ATGCAGCAATCCCGGGAACCGCTCTTAATCCAGGTCTGGCTGACCCACTTCGTGCCCTGCTTCTTTGTCGGTGCCGCGCTGCTGCTCACGACCAGCGAAATGTCCGACCTCCAGCTGCTGCCGGACGGAAACGCCCGGATCTTCATCCGGGCCGCGCTCAACGGGGCCGTCATGGCCGCGGTCACCGTCGCCTACCACCTGGACAGAAACCGACGCCTCAGACGCCTCTGGCGGACCACGGCGGGACAGTACACGGGCGCGCGCCTGCGCTGCGCGGCCGCGGTCGGCTTCCTGGCCGGAGCGTCAGACATCCTGCTGACCCTGAGCGAATGGGGCGTCCTCTTCCTCGCTATCCTGGTCCTGTCGATCCTGGTTTGGAACCTTCGCGTCTTCGTGCGTCATGCCGTGGATCTGCTCGGACCCGACAGCAAAATCCGTTGGGCCGATTTGAGCGAACTCCTGCGCATCTACCTGACCACCCTGATCGGCTTCACCCTGGTCAACGCTACCCTCGACGGAATGCACAAGCTGGCCGGATCGCCGCCGCCCTTCCATTTCGGCGCAGCCGACGCCCAGCCCCTTCTGGACTCCCTCTATTACACGGTGGTCACCATGACCACGCTCGGCTTCGGCGACATCGTGCCCCTCACATGGGACGGCAAGGCGATGCTCGTCGTCCAGAGCCTCGTCAGCTATTTCATGTTCGCGTTGATGGTCGGCATCATCACCAGGGGCGTGAGCGGCAACAAGGACCCGGACCGGGAATAG
- a CDS encoding TraR/DksA family transcriptional regulator produces the protein MTEKERTEFKKFAAEEIAALETEIPRLAELVKPVAPDNAIGRISRMDNIVNQSVAEAQLSKARVRLARLREAVKRADDDEEFGLCMDCGEPIPMARLKAMPETGYCVDCAE, from the coding sequence GTGACCGAGAAGGAAAGAACGGAATTCAAGAAGTTCGCCGCCGAAGAGATCGCGGCCCTGGAAACGGAAATTCCCCGGCTCGCGGAGTTGGTCAAGCCCGTGGCTCCGGACAACGCCATTGGGCGAATCTCGCGCATGGACAACATCGTCAACCAGTCCGTGGCCGAAGCCCAGCTTTCCAAGGCCAGGGTTCGCCTGGCCCGGCTGCGGGAGGCCGTGAAGCGGGCGGACGATGACGAGGAATTCGGCCTGTGCATGGACTGCGGGGAGCCGATCCCTATGGCCCGTCTCAAGGCCATGCCTGAAACGGGGTATTGCGTGGACTGCGCCGAGTAG
- the ffh gene encoding signal recognition particle protein has protein sequence MFESLQERLGSTFSKLGGKKTLDENNIKEGLREVRLALLEADVNFKVVKQFVDQVKERALGDEVLKGLEPGQHFIKIVNEELVELLGGEQKDLDLKARPLKLMMVGLQGSGKTTSSGKIALFLRKHHGKKPYLVPADVYRPAAIDQLNTLARQLDVPVYPSTTDMNPVDICRDAMAKAEELGCDLILFDTAGRLHIDETLMGELENIKRECEPQEILFVADAMTGQDAVTVAEAFNEKLGITGVVLTKMDGDARGGAALSIKTVTGRSVKFVGVGEKLSDMELFHPDRIASRILGMGDMMTLIEKAQSQIDEDEAKAMAEKMAKAEFDFEDFLGHMRKLKKLGSMEGLLKLIPGMGNIMKQLGDNALPEEELKRTEAIISSMTLKERRQPDLLKNASRKERIAKGSGVKLADVNVLIKNFKQMSKMMQSMMGGGKKKGKFGLPKLPGLGGGGGMPDLNALGGGMPGMPGMPGMPGMEDEGSKRAVSKKTLKERKKKKLNKKKNKKSRKK, from the coding sequence TTGTTCGAGAGCTTGCAAGAAAGACTCGGCTCCACCTTCTCCAAGTTGGGCGGCAAAAAGACCCTTGATGAGAACAATATCAAGGAGGGTCTGAGAGAGGTGCGTCTCGCGCTTCTCGAGGCCGACGTCAACTTCAAGGTGGTCAAGCAGTTCGTTGACCAGGTCAAGGAACGTGCTCTCGGCGACGAGGTCCTCAAGGGGCTTGAGCCCGGCCAGCACTTCATAAAGATCGTCAACGAGGAGCTTGTGGAGCTTCTGGGCGGCGAGCAGAAGGACCTGGACCTCAAGGCCCGGCCGCTGAAGCTGATGATGGTCGGTCTTCAGGGCTCGGGCAAGACGACTTCCTCGGGCAAGATCGCGCTCTTTTTGCGCAAGCACCACGGCAAGAAGCCCTACCTGGTGCCTGCCGACGTCTACCGCCCGGCGGCCATCGATCAGCTCAACACCTTGGCCCGCCAGCTCGACGTGCCGGTCTATCCGTCCACCACGGACATGAACCCGGTGGACATCTGCCGCGACGCCATGGCCAAGGCCGAAGAGCTGGGCTGCGACCTGATTCTTTTCGATACCGCGGGCCGTCTGCACATCGACGAAACGCTGATGGGCGAGCTTGAGAACATCAAGCGCGAGTGCGAGCCGCAGGAAATTTTGTTCGTGGCCGACGCCATGACCGGCCAGGACGCCGTGACCGTGGCGGAGGCCTTCAACGAGAAGCTCGGCATCACCGGCGTGGTCCTGACCAAGATGGACGGCGACGCCCGAGGCGGCGCGGCCCTGTCCATCAAGACCGTCACCGGGCGGTCGGTGAAGTTCGTGGGCGTGGGCGAGAAGCTTTCCGATATGGAGCTCTTCCATCCGGACCGCATCGCCTCGCGCATCCTCGGCATGGGCGACATGATGACCCTCATCGAGAAGGCGCAGAGCCAGATCGACGAGGACGAGGCCAAGGCCATGGCCGAGAAGATGGCCAAGGCCGAGTTCGATTTCGAGGATTTCCTCGGCCACATGAGGAAGCTCAAGAAGCTCGGCTCCATGGAAGGATTGCTCAAGCTCATTCCCGGTATGGGCAACATCATGAAGCAGCTCGGCGACAACGCCCTGCCCGAAGAGGAGCTGAAGCGCACCGAGGCGATCATATCTTCGATGACGCTCAAGGAGCGCCGCCAGCCCGACCTGCTCAAGAATGCGAGCCGCAAGGAGCGCATCGCCAAGGGTTCGGGCGTGAAGCTCGCCGACGTCAACGTGCTCATCAAGAATTTCAAGCAGATGAGCAAGATGATGCAGTCCATGATGGGCGGCGGCAAGAAAAAGGGCAAGTTCGGCCTGCCCAAGCTGCCCGGCCTGGGCGGCGGGGGCGGAATGCCCGATCTGAACGCGCTCGGGGGCGGAATGCCCGGAATGCCGGGGATGCCCGGTATGCCCGGCATGGAGGACGAGGGTTCCAAACGGGCCGTCTCCAAGAAGACGCTCAAAGAGCGCAAGAAAAAAAAATTGAACAAAAAGAAGAACAAGAAGAGTCGCAAAAAGTAA
- a CDS encoding phosphotransferase, translated as MTDLLTLWGLSSGRPRTDIVLPGSPERCLSRRAMEDGQGRIWMLETLRPGQFDRRERIARALDRLGRAGLPVPAYLAGPDGCFVVEHEGQHHQLSPFIPGDPLPQPEYIEDAARGESLGRFLCRLREVSGCIHEFNDEPPFLLERYVDELMAAMAARRPDLYETLSPVLPALTPLFEAWPSLPVSFCHGDFHPLNIIWHGTSAAAVIDWEFAGIRPCLFDAANCLGCVGIEDPHALVRGLAPALLCTLRQGVCLDRTSLALLPEMVLALRFAWMSEWLRRRDEEMIGIEAHYMRLLANSLDTLLPAWLNILGE; from the coding sequence ATGACCGATCTGCTCACCCTTTGGGGACTGTCCTCCGGCCGTCCCCGCACGGATATCGTCCTGCCCGGCAGCCCCGAGAGGTGCCTGTCCCGGCGCGCCATGGAAGACGGCCAGGGCCGAATCTGGATGCTCGAGACATTGCGCCCAGGCCAGTTCGACAGACGCGAGCGCATCGCCCGCGCCCTGGACCGGCTCGGCCGGGCCGGACTGCCCGTGCCCGCCTATCTGGCAGGGCCGGACGGATGTTTCGTTGTCGAACACGAGGGGCAGCACCACCAGCTGTCTCCGTTCATTCCCGGCGACCCACTGCCCCAGCCCGAATACATAGAGGATGCCGCGCGCGGCGAAAGCCTGGGCAGGTTCCTTTGCCGCCTGCGCGAGGTCTCGGGCTGCATTCACGAATTCAATGACGAGCCCCCATTTCTCCTGGAGCGATACGTCGACGAGCTCATGGCGGCCATGGCCGCACGCAGGCCGGACCTTTACGAGACCCTCTCCCCGGTCCTGCCCGCGCTGACGCCCCTCTTCGAGGCGTGGCCGAGCCTGCCCGTCTCCTTTTGTCACGGCGACTTCCATCCCCTGAACATCATCTGGCACGGCACTTCCGCCGCGGCCGTCATCGACTGGGAGTTCGCCGGAATCCGCCCCTGCCTGTTCGACGCGGCCAACTGCCTCGGCTGCGTCGGCATTGAGGACCCCCACGCCCTGGTACGCGGCCTGGCCCCGGCCTTGCTGTGCACCCTGCGCCAAGGCGTGTGCCTGGACAGGACCTCCCTCGCGCTGCTGCCGGAAATGGTGCTCGCCCTTCGCTTCGCCTGGATGTCCGAATGGCTTCGCCGCCGCGACGAGGAAATGATCGGGATCGAGGCCCACTACATGCGCCTGCTGGCCAATTCGCTGGACACCCTGCTCCCGGCCTGGCTCAACATCCTGGGGGAATGA
- a CDS encoding 4Fe-4S binding protein, which produces MKLTPDRFRQAVQAAFTLFSLYAGYRFILFLDWAAGRSETFTPKPGAVEGFLPISALLGFRRLLASGFWDQAHPAGLAVFLAALVMAFFFRKGFCGYICPVGFISGLLERAGRRMGLALVPPRKVDLPLHSLKYLLMGGFLFAVFSMSASSLESFLRSPFNLTSDARMLDFFLHPSGTALAVFAALALLSLVVRNFWCRYLCPYGALLGLIAWFGPIRVQRDADACVHCGRCTARCPSGIQVEKKDRVLSPECIGCGQCVGTCPVDGCLGFKALGHGIPWPTVAVGAVLVLVAARIWAGYAGVWDNPLPPDMLKRIYMIGAGLL; this is translated from the coding sequence ATGAAATTGACTCCAGATCGTTTCCGGCAAGCCGTTCAGGCGGCTTTCACCCTCTTCTCCCTCTACGCGGGCTACCGCTTCATCCTTTTCCTCGACTGGGCCGCAGGCCGCTCCGAGACCTTCACGCCCAAACCGGGCGCGGTGGAAGGATTTCTGCCCATCAGCGCGCTGCTCGGCTTCCGCAGGCTCCTGGCCTCAGGCTTCTGGGACCAGGCGCACCCGGCGGGGCTGGCCGTGTTCCTGGCCGCCCTGGTCATGGCCTTTTTCTTCCGCAAGGGTTTCTGCGGCTACATATGTCCGGTGGGATTCATCTCCGGGCTACTGGAACGGGCCGGGCGCAGGATGGGACTGGCATTGGTCCCGCCCCGCAAGGTCGACCTGCCCCTGCACAGCCTGAAATACCTGCTCATGGGCGGCTTCCTGTTCGCGGTATTTTCCATGAGCGCGAGCTCCCTGGAATCCTTCCTGCGCAGCCCGTTCAACCTGACCTCGGACGCCCGGATGCTCGACTTCTTCCTGCATCCGTCCGGCACGGCCCTGGCCGTATTCGCGGCCCTCGCCCTGCTCAGCCTGGTCGTGCGCAACTTCTGGTGCCGGTATCTCTGCCCCTACGGCGCGCTCCTGGGGCTCATCGCCTGGTTCGGGCCGATTCGGGTGCAGCGCGACGCCGACGCCTGCGTGCATTGCGGCAGGTGCACGGCCCGCTGCCCCTCAGGCATACAGGTGGAAAAGAAGGATCGCGTACTCTCCCCGGAATGTATCGGCTGCGGCCAATGCGTGGGGACGTGCCCGGTGGACGGATGCCTCGGATTCAAGGCACTGGGACACGGCATCCCATGGCCGACGGTGGCTGTCGGGGCCGTGCTGGTCCTGGTCGCGGCGAGGATATGGGCGGGATACGCGGGCGTCTGGGACAACCCCCTGCCCCCGGACATGCTCAAACGGATTTACATGATCGGCGCCGGACTCCTATAG
- a CDS encoding protein adenylyltransferase SelO has protein sequence MRFINSYAHLPEVFFQRIDPEPAAAPSLIRLNRPLADRLELDLPGNDADLAALFSGNRLLPGSAPIAQAYAGHQFGQFVPQLGDGRAHLLGEVVNGQGERFDIQLKGSGRTRFSRGGDGRSPLGPVIREYVVSEAMHAMGIPTTRALAMASTGQPVFREAELPGAVLTRVASGFVRVGTFEYFAARRMEDAVRQLADHVIDRNHPAARKADNPYLALFEAVCEAQAGLMAKWMCVGFVHGVMNTDNTAVSGETIDFGPCAFIDHYDPEVVFSSIDHFGRYAFNRQPSIMAWNLACLGGCLIPLLDEDEARAHKAGEKVLEQFIPAFTDHYRQGLCRKIGLPGDDESFNLARRLLDLMRRDGTDFTNAFRALSAAQTDPAPFAGLFAPDEEIRAWLDDWRARLALTGAADTARETMRSANPAFIPRNHRIEQAIRAAEHGDFTPANKLIEVLRRPYDDQPENAEYAAPPRPEERVEQTFCGT, from the coding sequence ATGCGCTTCATCAACAGCTACGCGCATCTCCCCGAGGTCTTCTTCCAACGAATCGACCCGGAACCGGCGGCCGCGCCCTCGCTCATCCGTCTGAACCGCCCCTTGGCCGACCGCCTTGAGCTGGACCTGCCCGGGAACGACGCCGACCTGGCCGCCTTGTTCTCCGGCAACCGGCTATTGCCCGGATCCGCGCCCATTGCGCAGGCGTATGCGGGGCACCAGTTCGGACAATTCGTGCCGCAGCTCGGCGACGGCCGGGCGCACCTGCTGGGCGAGGTGGTCAACGGCCAAGGCGAGCGGTTCGACATCCAGCTCAAGGGCTCGGGCCGCACCCGCTTTTCGCGCGGCGGCGACGGCCGCTCTCCCTTAGGGCCGGTGATCCGCGAATACGTGGTCAGCGAGGCCATGCACGCCATGGGCATCCCGACCACTCGCGCCCTGGCCATGGCCTCCACGGGCCAGCCGGTGTTCCGCGAGGCCGAGTTGCCCGGCGCGGTCCTGACCCGCGTGGCCTCGGGTTTCGTGCGCGTAGGCACCTTCGAGTATTTCGCGGCGCGGCGTATGGAAGACGCCGTCCGGCAACTTGCCGATCACGTCATCGACCGGAACCATCCCGCCGCCCGAAAGGCCGACAATCCGTATCTCGCCCTGTTCGAAGCAGTCTGCGAGGCCCAAGCCGGGCTGATGGCGAAATGGATGTGCGTCGGGTTCGTGCACGGAGTCATGAACACGGACAACACCGCCGTAAGCGGCGAAACCATCGACTTCGGGCCGTGCGCCTTCATCGACCACTACGACCCGGAAGTGGTATTCAGCTCCATCGATCACTTCGGACGCTACGCCTTCAATCGGCAGCCCTCCATCATGGCCTGGAACCTGGCCTGCCTCGGCGGCTGCCTCATCCCCCTGCTGGATGAAGACGAAGCCCGTGCGCACAAGGCCGGCGAAAAGGTTCTGGAACAGTTCATCCCGGCCTTCACCGACCATTACCGCCAAGGACTTTGCCGCAAAATCGGACTCCCCGGCGACGACGAATCCTTCAATCTCGCCCGACGCCTTCTCGACCTCATGCGGCGCGACGGGACCGATTTCACCAACGCCTTCCGCGCCCTGAGCGCAGCCCAGACCGACCCGGCCCCGTTCGCGGGCCTCTTCGCCCCGGACGAGGAAATCCGCGCATGGCTCGACGACTGGCGTGCCCGATTGGCGTTGACAGGGGCCGCAGACACGGCACGCGAGACCATGCGTTCCGCCAACCCGGCCTTCATCCCCCGGAACCACCGCATTGAACAGGCCATCCGGGCGGCGGAGCACGGCGATTTCACCCCGGCGAACAAGCTCATCGAAGTGCTCCGGCGGCCCTACGACGACCAGCCGGAAAACGCCGAATACGCCGCCCCGCCGCGCCCCGAAGAGCGCGTAGAACAGACTTTCTGCGGCACGTAG
- a CDS encoding cytochrome c3 family protein: MKKSLIISLMVAALVCVFCLPVVIAANAPADTITIEVPAGAKATKTPVTFPHKKHVDGGIDCLVCHHKSATPDEAKSCAAEGCHVDASKAAKKEPTGFYAAFHSKKSDASCLACHKKEKKAGKAVPVSCKECHPQ; the protein is encoded by the coding sequence ATGAAGAAGTCTCTCATCATCAGCTTGATGGTGGCCGCCCTGGTTTGTGTCTTCTGCCTGCCCGTGGTCATCGCTGCCAACGCGCCCGCAGACACCATCACCATCGAGGTCCCCGCCGGCGCCAAGGCTACCAAGACGCCCGTGACCTTCCCGCACAAGAAACATGTGGACGGCGGCATCGACTGTCTGGTCTGCCACCACAAGTCCGCCACCCCGGACGAAGCCAAGAGCTGCGCCGCCGAGGGCTGTCATGTGGACGCCAGCAAGGCCGCCAAGAAGGAGCCCACCGGCTTCTACGCCGCCTTCCACAGCAAGAAGTCCGACGCTTCCTGCCTGGCTTGCCACAAGAAGGAAAAGAAGGCCGGCAAGGCCGTTCCGGTCAGCTGCAAGGAATGCCACCCTCAATAA
- the rpsP gene encoding 30S ribosomal protein S16 — MAMKIRLTRMGSKKRPFYRVVALESTTRRDGRPVEYLGHYNPMVEPNEIALDMEKIEKWLEKGAEPSSTVRSLLKKAGK, encoded by the coding sequence ATGGCAATGAAAATCAGACTGACCCGGATGGGTTCCAAGAAGCGTCCCTTCTACCGCGTCGTGGCTCTGGAGAGCACTACCCGCCGTGACGGACGTCCTGTCGAATACCTCGGGCACTACAACCCCATGGTCGAGCCGAATGAAATCGCTCTCGACATGGAAAAGATCGAGAAGTGGTTGGAAAAGGGCGCAGAGCCCAGCAGCACGGTTCGTTCTCTGTTGAAGAAAGCCGGCAAGTAG
- a CDS encoding hemerythrin domain-containing protein: MKPQAALIWTPDLSVHMENLDSQHRSILLLIDTWWSKLNAGEFNPTRQNLSNIFSFLSRFTQQHLELEERILDILVTQFGYSGETTNGHKMRHHVFRSKIMPQLRHDIMLQVQSGGSGSDLLRPIAKWWVSHIKTEDRDYGNVLGAFSAEDRDKLFIQLVESLLDKPIVTISYKQFAKAIGETA; this comes from the coding sequence ATGAAGCCCCAAGCAGCATTGATCTGGACCCCGGACCTCTCCGTCCACATGGAGAACCTGGACAGCCAGCACCGCAGCATTCTTCTGCTCATCGACACGTGGTGGAGCAAGCTCAACGCCGGGGAATTCAACCCGACCAGGCAGAATCTCTCCAACATCTTCAGCTTCCTGAGCCGGTTCACCCAGCAGCACCTGGAGCTGGAGGAGCGCATTCTCGACATTCTCGTTACGCAGTTCGGCTATTCCGGCGAAACCACCAACGGACACAAGATGCGCCACCATGTTTTCCGCAGCAAAATCATGCCTCAACTGCGACACGACATCATGCTTCAGGTGCAGTCCGGCGGCAGCGGCTCGGACCTTTTGCGGCCCATCGCGAAATGGTGGGTTTCCCACATCAAGACCGAGGACCGCGACTACGGGAACGTACTGGGCGCCTTCTCCGCAGAGGACAGGGACAAACTCTTCATCCAGCTTGTGGAGTCGCTTCTGGACAAGCCCATCGTCACCATAAGCTACAAGCAGTTCGCCAAGGCCATCGGCGAAACCGCGTAG
- a CDS encoding pyridoxal phosphate-dependent aminotransferase — protein MSLKVSKRRPLVAQSEIRNMTLECAKVSGVNLAQGVCDLPVPEPVIRGAEEAMRAGTNIYTRFDGLPRLREAVAAKQKRFTGMEFDPDGQVVVSAGATGAFYSACLALLDEGDEVLVFEPYYGYHIVTMVSLGIKPVYVTLEPPEWGFAAEDLERAVTAKTRAIILNTPSNPAGKVFTREELALVADFAEAHDLFVFTDEIYEHFVFDGREHVSPATLPGMARRTITISGFSKVFAITGWRLGYALCDPEWALAIGHFSDLVYVCAPAPLQLGAAKGLEELGVDYYQGVSDDHQLKRDRFCDALRSVGLAPHVPSGAYYTLADVTSLPGATAKERALYLLEKTGVACVPGSAFYSGPVGETLARFCFAKEMDVLEDAMQRLGRLS, from the coding sequence ATGTCCTTGAAAGTGAGCAAGCGCAGACCGCTTGTGGCCCAGTCGGAAATACGAAACATGACCCTTGAATGCGCCAAGGTGTCCGGGGTGAACCTGGCCCAGGGCGTATGCGATCTGCCCGTGCCCGAACCGGTCATCCGGGGCGCGGAGGAGGCCATGCGGGCGGGAACCAACATCTATACCCGCTTCGACGGTCTGCCGCGCCTGCGCGAGGCCGTGGCGGCCAAGCAGAAGCGGTTCACCGGCATGGAGTTCGACCCGGACGGACAGGTGGTGGTTTCGGCGGGAGCCACGGGCGCGTTCTATTCCGCCTGCCTGGCCCTGCTGGACGAGGGAGACGAGGTCCTGGTCTTCGAGCCGTACTACGGCTACCACATCGTGACCATGGTTTCCCTGGGCATCAAGCCGGTTTATGTCACCCTGGAGCCGCCCGAATGGGGATTCGCCGCCGAAGACCTGGAACGGGCCGTGACAGCGAAAACCCGCGCCATCATTCTGAACACCCCGTCCAACCCGGCGGGCAAGGTCTTCACCCGCGAGGAACTTGCCCTTGTCGCCGATTTTGCCGAAGCGCACGACCTGTTCGTCTTTACCGACGAGATTTACGAACATTTCGTTTTCGACGGGCGGGAGCATGTGTCTCCGGCCACCCTGCCGGGCATGGCCCGGCGGACCATCACCATTTCAGGGTTTTCCAAGGTCTTCGCCATCACCGGCTGGCGGCTCGGCTACGCCCTTTGCGATCCTGAATGGGCATTGGCCATCGGCCATTTCAGCGATCTGGTCTACGTCTGCGCTCCGGCTCCGTTGCAGCTCGGCGCGGCCAAGGGGCTGGAGGAACTCGGTGTGGATTATTACCAGGGGGTGTCCGACGACCATCAGCTCAAGCGGGACCGGTTTTGCGACGCCCTGCGATCGGTCGGGCTGGCCCCGCATGTCCCGTCCGGGGCGTACTACACGCTCGCCGACGTGACGTCCCTCCCCGGCGCAACCGCCAAGGAGCGCGCCCTGTATCTGCTGGAAAAGACCGGCGTGGCCTGTGTGCCCGGCTCGGCCTTTTATTCCGGCCCTGTGGGGGAAACGCTGGCCCGGTTCTGTTTCGCAAAGGAAATGGATGTGCTGGAGGACGCCATGCAGCGTCTGGGGAGGCTCTCGTGA
- the rimM gene encoding ribosome maturation factor RimM (Essential for efficient processing of 16S rRNA) has protein sequence MKKEPGFIPVGGVVKAHGIKGEFGIRCYADSPTLFDGTALFLSDGKGRPRPIEISSWREHKDLVLLTSPQVLDRDRAEALRGSELLVRAEDLPDLGEGEHYLYQLIGCRVVLEDGSEVGELQGYYETGEQDTWVIVDKAGTEILLPAVPEFVLDIDLDAGVIVIEPPEGLLDIYLNPEPPKNKTGRPPRSKKQTS, from the coding sequence ATGAAGAAAGAGCCCGGTTTCATCCCCGTGGGCGGAGTGGTCAAGGCGCACGGAATCAAGGGGGAGTTCGGCATAAGGTGTTATGCGGACTCCCCGACCCTTTTCGACGGCACGGCCCTGTTCCTGTCCGACGGAAAGGGACGCCCCCGCCCCATCGAGATCAGTTCCTGGCGTGAGCACAAGGACCTGGTCCTGTTGACTTCGCCCCAGGTCCTCGACCGCGATCGGGCCGAGGCCCTGCGCGGAAGCGAACTCCTGGTGCGCGCGGAAGACCTCCCCGACCTCGGCGAGGGCGAACATTACCTCTATCAGCTCATTGGCTGCCGGGTTGTCCTGGAGGACGGGAGCGAGGTCGGTGAGCTTCAGGGATACTACGAGACCGGTGAGCAGGATACCTGGGTCATAGTCGACAAGGCGGGCACCGAGATTCTCCTGCCTGCCGTGCCGGAGTTCGTCCTGGACATCGACCTGGACGCCGGAGTCATCGTCATCGAGCCGCCCGAGGGGCTGCTGGATATTTATCTCAACCCCGAGCCGCCCAAAAACAAGACGGGCCGTCCTCCGCGCAGCAAGAAGCAGACTTCATGA